The segment GGACCTGCTGGGCCCCGACTGGGACGCCGAGGAGGCCGTCCGTCGGCTGACCGCGGACCTCGTCCGGCCGCTCGGCGAGGCCCTGCTCGACCAGCGGAACCTGGCGGGCATCGGCAACGTGTACAAGTCGGAGCTGGCGTTCCTGGCGGGCGTCACGCCCTGGCTCCCGGTCGGCGACCTGGCCCCCGGCGTCCCCGCCCGCCTGGTGGCGACCGCGCACCGCCTTCTGGACGCGAACAAGGACCGCCCCGACCGGCGCACCACCACCACACGCCGCCCCGGAACCCCGCTGCACGTCTACGGCCGCGCCGGACACGCCTGCCTCCGCTGCGGCGCCCCGGTCCGCAAAGCGGAACTCGGGGACCGGGTCACGTACTGGTGCCCGGGCTGCCAACGAGGCCCCGACGACAAGACCGCCCCACCCCCACCCGATAATTGACGATCCGTCAGATCCAGTCGTACGGTCCGACCATGACGGACACGGCGAACGAATCGAGCGCAACAAGCCCAACGAGCAAGCCGATCAAGGCGGACAAGGCAAGCGCGGCGAACAAGGCGAACAGGCCGCTCCTCCCCGCCTACGACCTGACCGACCGCACCGCCTTCGTCACCGGCGCCGCGAGCGGCATCGGCCGCGCGACCGCCGTCCTCCTCGCCCAGGCCGGCGCCAGCGTGCACTGCGCGGACCGCGACGAGCACGGCCTCAAGGAGACGGTCACCCTCATCGCCCGCGAGGGAGGCACCGCACACCCGCACACCCTGGACGTCACCGACCGAGCCGCCCTCGCCGCCGCCGTCGGCGCGGCCGGCCCCCTCCACGTCATGGCCGCGGTCGCCGGGATCATGCACACCAGCTCGGTCCTGGAGACCCGCGAGGAGGATCTCGACCGCGTCCTCGCCGTCAATTTCAAGGGCGTTCTCTACGCGTGCCAGGAGGCGGCCCGCTCGATGATCGCCGCCGGCGTCCCCGGTTCGATCGTCACGATGGCATCGGGTGCGATGGACACCGCGAGCCCCGGGCTGCTCTGCTACAGCGTCACCAAGGCGGCCGTCGTCCAGCTGACGAAGACCCTGGCGACGGAGGCCGGACGGCACGGCATCCGGGTCAACGCGGTCGCACCGGGCTGGATCCGCACCCCCATGACGGACCGCCACGAGCCGGCCGCCCAACAGCAGGCGGAGGCCGCGATGATCCGTCACTCACCGCTGGGCCGGGTCGGGGAGGCCCAGGACATCGCCCACGCCGTCCTGCACCTCGCGTCGGACGCCTCCGCGTTCACGACAGGCCAGATCCTGCGCCCCAACGGCGGCGTCGCGATGCCCTGGTGACCCGTCGGACGAGCGCCCCCGGCCGCCCCGACGAGGCCGCCACGTGGACCGGCAGCAGACTCAGCCCCCAGCCACCCGCGGCCACCGCCCCCTCGACCGGCCCGGCGTCGCCCGGCGCCAGGAGCAGGCGCAGCACAGCCCACCACCAGAGCCCCCCGGCCACCAGCCCGATCGCGACCAGCGCGAGCGTCGCCGGCGGCACACGTCGCCGTACCATGGCCGCCTCCTGCCGTCGACGCTAGACCGGCAGGATCACCCTGCGGGAGGGCGCACCGGAGGCAAACCCGGCGCACACGGCCCAGTCGTACGTCCCCCCACCATGGCACGTGACACGTGAACCCGGCATCTCCAGCAATTGGGCCAATACCGGGAAACCATCCCTGATCAAGGGAAAAGCCCCGGTCGGTGCCCCTCAGGGAGGCACCGACCGGGGCTTGACCCCACTTCGTTTCACGCAGCGACACATTCGGCCGCCGGGCGACGACTCAGGCGGCGACGACGTCGACCGCTTCCGCGGGCGCCTTGATGGTCACCCGCCCGGTGGACACACCGGCCACCGACGTCACCGACACCGAATTGAGCATCGGGCGTACCGGCGTCGGCACCGGTTCGCTCGCCGCTGCCGACTCGGCCAGTTCGGCCAGTGACAGCTCGTCGCTCACTTCACGCATGAGCTCGGACATCCGTACGTCCAGCGCGTCGCAGATCGCGGAGAGCAGCTCGGAGGAAGCCTCCTTCTGCCCCCGCTCCACCTCGGAGAGATAGCCGAGCGAGACTCGGGCGGACGAGGAGACTTCGCGCAGAGTACGGCCTTGGCGCTGGCGCTGCCGACGCAGCACGTCACCCAACAGGCGACGGAGCAGAATCATCGGTGGCTCCCTCCTCGGACCGCGTAGCCGCATCCTTCACGCCCCACCGTACCGCCTCGCGCTGCGGCCGTGCGGGGAGCGATGTCGTGTTCACTCAGGGCTGCAAACATCAATTCCCCCCGTTGTGTTCCGTATCCTGTGCCCGCGCATTTCCCGAGAGTTCCTCATGGAGCAGTTCCAGCACGCTCCGTACGCTCTCTCTACGGATGTCCGCGCGGTCGCCGTTCAACCTCAACGAGACCACTTTCCCGGCGCGGGCGCCGGTCGCGGCAGGTCCCGCGACCGCCACGTAGACGGTGCCGACCGGCTGTCCGTCCTGCGGATCGGGCCCTGCGACCCCGGTCGTCGAGATCCCCCAGTCGGCGCCGAGCCGGGCCCGTACACCGGCCGCCATCTGCAGCGCGACCTCGGGATCCACCGCTCCGCGCTCGGCGAGCAGGGCCGCGTCGACACCCAGCAGCTCCTGCTTGAGGGCCGTGGCGTAGGCCGTGACGGACCCCCGGAAGGAGGCCGAGGCACCGGGCACTCCGGTGAGCTCCGCGGCCACCAGACCACCCGTGAGCGACTCCGCGGCGGCCAGCGTGTGACCACGCTCCGCAAGCAGTGCCAGCACCCGGGCGGCCCCGTTCATCGCGTCGCCGCCTCCGACCGCGCGGCCGCCCGCTCGGCGGCGAGCCCCTTGCGGCGCAGCACGACCGCCTGCCGTACGTAGTCCAGACCGGTGACGACCGTCAGCACGACGGCCACCGCCATCACCCAGAAGCGCAGGGTGGCCAGCGGTCCGGTGAGCATCAGCACGTACATGCCGACCGCCGTGCCCTGGGCCAGCGTCTTCATCTTGCCGCCGCGGCTGGCCGGGATGACCCCGTGCCTGATCACCCAGAACCGCATCAGGGTGATCCCCAGCTCGCGGGCCAGGATGACTCCGGTGACCCACCAGGGCAGGTCGCCGAGCGCGGACAGCGAGATGAGTCCGGCCGCCATGATCGCCTTGTCGGCAATCGGGTCGGCGATCTTCCCGAAGTCCGTGACGAGGTTGTACGTCCGGGCGAGGTGGCCGTCGAAGACGTCCGTGATCATGGCGACGGCGAACGCCGCCCAGGCCCACGCGCGCCATGCGGGGTCGTGACCGCCGTCCTGGAGGAGCAGCAGCACGAAGCCCGGCACGAGCACGAGCCGGATCATGGTCAGGATGTTGGCGATGTTCCACAGGCTGGCCTGGTTGACGGCCGCCGTGCCCAGCTTGCCGCGGGGCGCCGGCCTACCGGTCCCGCCCGTCGCGGATGCCGGGACTCCGGTCATCTGCCTGCCTCCTCGAAAAGACACTCGGCCACCAGGTCGACGCCCTCCGTGCCGACGACCTTCGCCATGACCATACGGCCCGGAGCCAGGTCGGGGCTCGTACCGCCGGCCGTGGTGAGGACGACCTGGCCGTCGGTCTCGGGCGCCTGGTGGGCGGCGCGGCCGATCACGCCGTCCTCGTCGTCCACGGACTCGACCAGTACTTCAAGGGTCTCTCCGATCCGCTCCTCCGCGCGCTGGGCGGTGAGCTCCTCGGCGAGCCGGGAGAGGTGGGCGAGGCGCGCGTCGACGACGTCCTGGTCGAGCTTGTGCTCGTACGTGGCGGCCTCGGTGCCGTCCTCGTCGGAGTAGCCGAAGACGCCGATGGCGTCGAGCCGCGCGTGGGTGACGAAGCGTTCCAGCTCGGCGAAGTCGGCCTCGGTCTCGCCGGGGAAGCCGACGATGAAGTTGGAGCGGGCGCCGGCCGTCGGAGCCTTGGCGCGGATGGTCTCCAGGAGCTCCAGGAAGCGGTCGGTGTCGCCGAAGCGACGCATCGCCCGCAGCACGTCGGGGGCGCTGTGCTGGAAGGACAGGTCGAAGTACGGCACGACCTTCTCGGTCGACGTCAGGACGTCGATCAGGCCGGGGCGCATCTCGGCGGGCTGGAGGTAGCTGACGCGGACGCGCTCGATGCCGTCGACCGCGGCGAGCTCGGGCAGCAGGCTCTCCAGGAGCCGGATGTCGCCGAGGTCCTTGCCGTAGGAGGTGTTGTTCTCGGAGACCAGCATGACCTCCTTCACCCCCTGCTCGGCGAGCCAGCGCGTCTCGTTGAGCACGTCCGAGGGACGGCGCGAGACGAAGGAGCCGCGGAAGGAGGGGATGGCACAGAAGGAGCAGCGCCGGTCGCAGCCGGAGGCCAGCTTCACGGAGGCGACGGGGCTGGTGTCCAGGCGCCGGCGGAGCGGGGCGCGCGGCCCGGAGGCGGGCGCGAGACCGTCGGGCAGGTCGCTCGGCACACCCTCGGGCGCGACGGCGGGGGCGGGGGCGTCCACGACGCCGTGGCCCGGGAGGGCCACCGTGGCGGCGGCCTCCTGGCGCTCGACGGGCGAGAGCGGCAGCAGCTTGCGCCGGTCACGCGGGGTGTGCGCCTCGACACTGCCACCGCTGAGGATGGTCTGGAGGCGGTTGGAGATGTCGGAGTAGTCGTCGAAGCCGAGGACGCCGTCGGCCTCCGGGAGGGCTTCGGCGAGTTCCTTGCCGTACCGCTCGGCCATACAGCCGACGGCGACCACGGCCTGGGTGCGGCCGTGGTCCTTCAGATCATTGGCTTCGAGGAGGGCGTCGACGGAGTCCTTCTTGGCGGCTTCGACGAATCCACAGGTGTTGACGACGGCGACATCCGCGTCCTCGGCGTTCTCGACGAGCTCCCAGCCGTCCGCTGCCAAGCGGCCTGCGAGCTCCTCCGAGTCCACCTCGTTACGGGCGCAGCCAAGAGTGACAAGGGCGACGGTACGGCGTTCGGGCATGAGCTCAAGACTACTTCGTCCCGGCCGTTCCCCCGTCGCGCAGGGTTCACCTGCGCGACAGAGGTCACATCACGGGCCCTGACGCGGGCCGTACCACGGGCTCATCCGGCCTCGGGGTCGCCCTTGGTGTAGGTCAGCCGCTCGACCTGGCCGGATTCGAACTTGTCGGCGACCTTCTTGCCGTTCACGTAGAGCTCGACGGCGCCGGCGTTGCCGAGGACCAGATCGACGCGCTCGTCGTCCTGGAAGGTCTTGGACTCGCCCTCCATGAGGAGACCGTCGAAGAGGAGCTTGCCGTCGGCGGCCTTGGCCGAGATCCAGCTCTTGCCGTCGGTGGCGGTCATCTTCACCGTCACCTTGTCCTGCGGGACGGCGGCGATCGCACTCTCGGTGGGCTTCGGGGCGACGGGCTTGACCGGCTTCGGCTTGGCGGCCGAGGTCGCCTTCTCCGGCGCGGGCGCCGGACCGCCGTCGGCGGTGGTGGTGCCCTTGGGTCCGTCGTTGCCGTTGAACATCGTGAAGCCGACGAAACCGACGACGGCGACGATGGCCGCGACCATCGCGGCGGTCCAGTTGGGCCGGCGCGGCTCGGGGCGGATGCGTTCCGCCTCGAACAGCGGGGCGGCGGGGGTGGGCGCGGGACGACCACCGTGCTCTGCGTCGTACTGCTCGATCAGCTGGGCCGGATCGAGACCGACGGCACGCGCGAGCGTGCGGATGTGGCCGCGGGCGTAGACGTCGCCGCCGCAGCGGGAGAAGTCGTCCTCCTCGATCGCGTGAACGATCGGAATCCGGACACGGGTGGAGGCACTGACCTCTTCGACGGTGAGACCGGCGGCGATGCGGGTCTGCTGGAGAGCGCGACCGATCGAGTCCCGGTCGTCTGCCGGGAAGATCCGGTCGTCTTCGGGGGAGTTGCCGATGGACACGAGAGCGCCTTTCGAGCGTGTAGCCACCTGCTGGACGTTCAGTCTATGGGTGGTACGAAAGGGTGGGGCAACCGGGCGGGTGCTGTTTGTACGCCATGAGGCTGGGACATCCTTCTGTCCCTCCGCTCAACTTGACGTACGGCCAGGGGAAACGGTTGCCCTCCGTTCCCTTACGAGTGAGTCTCGGCCCGGTCTCGATCGTGTACCCCGCTCCCCGGCCGCTACTCCGACCGGTCCCCGCTCACGCCCTCCGGACCCCTGGGCCCCTAGGCCTCCGACTCCCCCCGGATCACGGCGAGCACGCCGTCCAGCTCGTCGGGCTTGACCAGTACGTCCCGCGCCTTGGACCCCTCACTAGGTCCGACGATGTTCCGTGACTCCATCAGGTCCATCAGCCGTCCGGCCTTGGCGAAGCCGACGCGGAGTTTGCGCTGGAGCATGGATGTGGAGCCGAACTGTGTGGAGACGACCAGTTCGGCCGCCTGGCACAGCAGGTCGAGGTCGTCGCCGATGTCCTCGTCGATCTCCTTCTTCTGCCGGGTGGCGACGGTGACGTCCTCCCGGAAGACCGGGGTCATCTGGTCCTTGCAGTGCTGCACGACGGCCGCGACCTCGGCCTCGGTGACGAACGCGCCCTGCATGCGGACGGGCTTGTTGGCACCCATCGGCAGGAACAGTCCGTCACCCTTTCCGATGAGCTTCTCGGCGCCCGGCTGGTCCAGGATGACGCGGCTGTCGGCGAGGGAGGAGGTCGCGAAGGCGAGCCGGGAGGGCACGTTGGCCTTGATGAGACCGGTGACGACGTCCACCGACGGCCGCTGGGTGGCGAGCACGAGGTGGATGCCGGCGGCCCGCGCGAGCTGCGTGATGCGCACGATCGAGTCCTCGACGTCCCGGGGCGCGACCATCATCAGGTCGGCGAGCTCGTCGACGATGACCAGCAGGTACGGGTACGTCTGGAGCTCCCGCTCGCTGCCCTCGGGCAGCTTGATCTTCCCGTCCCGGATGGCCTGGTTGAAGTCGTCGATGTGCCGGTAGCCGAACGCCGCCAGATCGTCGTAGCGCAGGTCCATCTCCTTCACCACCCACTGCAGGGCCTCGGCGGCCCGCTTCGGGTTGGTGATGATCGGGGTGATCAGGTGCGGGATGCCCTCGTAGGCGGTGAGCTCGACCCGCTTGGGGTCGACCAGGACCATCCGGACGTCCTCGGGAGTCGCTCTTATCATGATCGAAGTGATCAGGCAGTTGATGCAGGAGGACTTGCCGGAGCCGGTGGCACCGGCGACCAGGACGTGCGGCATCTTCGCCAGGTTGGCCATCTCGTAGCCGCCCTCGACGTTCTTGCCGAGCGCCACCAGCATCGGGTGGTCGTCCTCGGCCGCGGCCGCGAGCCGCAGCACGTCGCCGAGGTTGACCATCTCCCGGTCGCTGTTGGGGATCTCGATGCCGACCGCGGACTTGCCCGGGATCGGCGAGATGATCCGCACGTCCGGCGAGGCCACGGCATACGCGATGTTCTTGGTCAGCGCCGTGATCTTCTCGACCTTCACCGCGGGCCCGAGCTCGACCTCGTACCGCGTGACCGTCGGCCCCCGGGTGAAACCGGTGACCGCCGCGTCGACCTTGAACTCGCTGAAGACGTTGGAGAGCGAATCCACCACGGCGTCATTGGCGGCACTACGCGTCTTGCCCGGCCCACCCCGCTCCAGCAGATCCAGCGACGGCAGCGCGTACGTGATGTCCCCGGACAGCTGAAGCTGCTCGGCCCGGGGCGGCAGATCGGTCGGCTCGGGCGCCGGCTTGGTCAGATCCGGTACGCCTCCGCCGGGCCGCTGGCCCCCACCACGGGCCGGCGGTACGGGAGCGGCCGGAGCCCCCGTTTCGGCGGCCTCGGCGGCGGCCTTCGCGGCGGCGGCGTCCACGGCGGCCTTGCGGTCGGCGGTGACGTCCCTGGTGAGGTCGGCGACGATCGGGGAGGGCGGCATGCCGTTGAGGACCGCGCCGTCGAGTGCGGCGGCCGCGGCCGCGGCGACGTCGACCGGGTCGAGGCCGTGGTCGAAGGCGGACCGCTCGGCCGGCGGGCGCGCCAGGCGGCTGCGCCGTTCGAGCATCTCGGCCTCGGCGCGGTCCACGTCGTACGGATCCGCCGGGCCGCGGCGTCGCACGGGCCGGGCGGTGCGGGACTGCGGCCGGGCCTCCCGCCACTCCTCGTCGTACCCCTCGTACTCCTCGGAGGGGGCCCCGTGGGCCTCGGCCTCCGCCGGGTCGTACGCGGGTTCGACGATGCCGAGCTTGGCGCCGAGGGCGCGCAGCCGCTGCGGGATCGCGTTGACCGGGGTGGCGGTGACGACGAGCAGCCCGAAGATCGTGAGCAGGACCAGCATCGGGACGGCGAGGACCTCGCCCATCATGAAGACGAGCGGCTGGGACGCGGCCCAGCCGACGAGACCGCCCGCGTCCTGCATGGCCGCGCTGCCGTCGCCGCGGCCCGGCGAGCCGACCGCGATGTGCACCTGGCCGAGGATTCCGATGACGAGGGCGGAGAGACCGATGCTGATCCGGCCGTTGGCCTCGGGCTTCTCCGGGTACAGGATGAGCCGGATGGCGATCGCGCCGAGGAGCAGCGGTACGAGCAGGTCGAGGCGGCCGAAGGCGCCGGTCACCAGCATCTCGACGAGGTCGCCGACGGGGCCGCGGAGGTTGGACCAGGTGCCCGCGGCGACGATGAGCGCGAGGCCGAGGAGCAGCAGCGCGAGCCCGTCCTTGCGGTGGGCCGGATCGAGGCCCTTGGCGCCACGCCCTATCCCCCGGAACATCGCCCCCACCGCGTGGGCGAGGCCGAGCCAGGCGCCGCGCGCGAGCCGGTAGATGCCCCCGGTGGGCGACGGCGCGGGCCGGGGGGCGGGCTTCTTCGCCGCCGTCTTCCGCGCGGGCGCGCGCTTCGCGGGCGCCGCCTTCTTGGCCGGTGCCTTCTTCGCGGGCGGCTTGGCGGGTGCCTTCGCCTGGGACTTCGCGGGTGCCGCTTTCTTCGCGGCGCCCGTCGTACGGCCGGCGCGCGGCTTTGCGGTGCCCGCCGTGCTCTGGGAACCCTTGCCGGACGTACGTGAAGCCATGATGCCGAGGTTACCGTTGTGAAGACCGGCTGTCCGCCTCACCCGTTCGTGTCGCCCCTACCCGGGCGCGATGCTGACGCCGCCTCACGCCTGCCTCCGCCGGATCGCGGCGGTCCGGAACAGGCGGTGACGGTGCGTCAGCTCTGGGCCGGCAGTGTCGGCGCGGCGCCCGTGCCCGGCTCCAGCGCGTCCAGCGCCCGGCGCAGACCGGTGAGCTTGCGCTCCAGATGCGCGGCGGTGGCGACGGCGGCCGCGTCGGCGGAGTCGTCGTCGAGCTGCTTGGACAGCGCCTCCGCCTGCTCCTCGACGGCCGCGAGACGGGCCGACAGCTCGGCGAGCAGACCGGCGGCCTCCTTGCCGTGACCGGCCTCGCCGCCGCCCTCCAACTGCAGCCGCAGCAGGGCGGCCTGCTCGCGCAGCTTGCAGTTCTTCATGTACAGCTCGACGAAGACGGAGACCTTGGCGCGCAGCACCCACGGGTCGAACGGCTTCGAGATGTAGTCGACCGCCCCGGCCGCGTACCCACGGAAGGTGTGGTGGGGGCCGTGGTTGATGGCGGTGAGGAAGATGATCGGGATGTCCCGGGTCCGCTCCCGCCGCTTGATGTGGGCGGCGGTCTCGAAACCGTCCATCCCCGGCATCTGGACGTCCAGCAGGATGACCGCGAAGTCGTCCGTCAACAGCGCCTTGAGCGCTTCCTCCCCGGACGATGCCCGCACCAGCGTCTGATCGAGCGCGGAGAGAATGGCCTCCAGCGCCAGCAGATTCTCCGGCCGGTCATCGACCAGGAGGATCTTGGCCTTCTGCACCATGCCCCGTCCTCCTCGCCCCGGCAACGGCTCTCCCCGGCTCCCGGAACCGGGGGAAGCACCGGGCGCCGCCCCTGAAGACGACTCCGTAACGCCGTCCGTCCTTGTGCCGGTCATCGTAGCCGCACCCCGCCCGTCGCCACACCCTGTCACCGCGATGTCACAGTGCACGTACCGGAAACGCGGTGGGAGACCAGAAGGTTCCCCGTATCCCGGCCTCTCACACCCCCTTGGCGACAGTCCGTCAGCGAGCACCCGGAAGCCCACGCGACACCACCCGGCGGACCCGCGTCACGGAGACGCCGTCCCCCGTAGCGGCCCGGCACCCTTCCCACACCAGGGCCGTGGCGCGAGGGGCGCTCCCCCGCACCACGGGCCCGCGACGCCGGGGGCGCTCCCCCGCGCCACGGCCCCGGGCACGGAAGCGCACCCCCGCGCACCACGGCCCGTGCGGCGTCACTCCCCCCGCATCCACTGCTCCATCACGGACAGCAGGTGATCGGGATCGACCGGCTTCGTCACATAGTCCGAGGCACCCGACTCGATCGCCTTCTCCCGATCGCCCTTCATCGCCTTCGCCGTCAGCGCGATGATCGGCAGCCCCGCGAACTGCGGCATGCGCCGGATCGCGGTCGTCGTCGCGTATCCGTCCATCTCGGGCATCATGATGTCCATCAGGACGATCGTCACATCGTCGTGCTGCTCCAGGACTTCGATGCCCTCCCGCCCGTTCTCCGCGTAGAGCACCGCCAGTCCGTGCTGCTCCAGGACGCTGGTGAGCGCGAAGACGTTACGGATGTCGTCGTCGACGATGAGCACCTTCTCGCCGGAGAAGCTGAAGGTACGGCGCGGCTCGGGCTCCACCTCCTGCTCCGCCCGGCCTGCCGCGATCTGCTGCCCGGACTGCCCCGGCACCGCCGTCCGCGCCCCGGTCGCCTCCGCGGCCGCCTTCCGCCGGTGCCGGAACAGCGCCCCGGCCCCGGACCGCGCCTCCGTCCGTACGGGCGGCGGCGGGAAGTGCGGGAACGGGTGGACGGCCCCGGCCGCCCCCTCCTCGATGCCGTGCTGCGGGTCGTCGGCGTCCTGCGCCCCCTGCCCGTAGGCGCCCGACGGCAACTCCGTCGGGCTCAGTGGCAGATAGAGCGTGAACGTCGAACCGCGGCCCGGCTCGCTGGCCGCGAAGATCTCGCCGCCGAGCAGCCGTGCGATCTCCCGGCTGATCGAAAGCCCCAGACCCGTACCGCCGTACTTCCGGCTGGTCGTACCGTCGGCCTGCTTGAACGCCTCGAAGATGACCCGCATCTTGCTCGCGGCGATCCCGATCCCGGTGTCGGTGACCGAGAACGCGATCAGATCGGCCTCCGGATCGCGCAGCGACCCGGCTTCCAGGAGCTGCTCGCGGATCGACTGCGGCACATCGATGCCGGCCGGCCGGATGACCAGCTCCACCGCGCCCGTGTCGGTGAACTTCACCGCGTTGGACAGGAGGTTGCGCAGCACCTGGAGCAGCCGCTGCTCGTCGGTGTGGAGCGTGGCCGGCAGCTCGGGCGAGACCCGCACCGAGAAGTCGAGCCCCTTCTCCGCCGTGAGCGGCCGGAAGGTCGCCTCCACGTAGTCGACGAGCTGGACGAGGGCGATCCTGGTCGGCGAGACGTCCATCTTGCCCGCCTCGACCTTGGACAGGTCGAGGATGTCGTTGATCAGCTGGAGCAGATCCGAACCGGCGCCGTGGATGGTCTCCGCGAACTCGACCTGCTTCGGCGTCAGATTGGTCTCGGCGTTGTCCGCGAGCAACTTGGCGAGGATCAGCAGCGAGTTGAGCGGGGTGCGCAGCTCGTGCGACATGTTGGCCAGGAACTCGGACTTGTACCGCATGGAGACCGCGAGCTGTTCGGCCCGCTCCTCCAGGACCTGCCGGGCCTCCTCGATCTCGGTGTTCTTCACCTCGATGTCGCGGTT is part of the Streptomyces sp. NBC_00250 genome and harbors:
- a CDS encoding DNA-formamidopyrimidine glycosylase family protein, giving the protein MPEGDTVWQAAHRLHTALAGRVLTRSDLRVPRFATADLTGRTLLDVTPRGKHLLARIEGGLTLHSHLRMDGAWRVYATGERPRGGPDHQIRAILGNAESTAYGYRLPVLELIRTADEADAVGHLGPDLLGPDWDAEEAVRRLTADLVRPLGEALLDQRNLAGIGNVYKSELAFLAGVTPWLPVGDLAPGVPARLVATAHRLLDANKDRPDRRTTTTRRPGTPLHVYGRAGHACLRCGAPVRKAELGDRVTYWCPGCQRGPDDKTAPPPPDN
- a CDS encoding SDR family NAD(P)-dependent oxidoreductase, with the translated sequence MTIRQIQSYGPTMTDTANESSATSPTSKPIKADKASAANKANRPLLPAYDLTDRTAFVTGAASGIGRATAVLLAQAGASVHCADRDEHGLKETVTLIAREGGTAHPHTLDVTDRAALAAAVGAAGPLHVMAAVAGIMHTSSVLETREEDLDRVLAVNFKGVLYACQEAARSMIAAGVPGSIVTMASGAMDTASPGLLCYSVTKAAVVQLTKTLATEAGRHGIRVNAVAPGWIRTPMTDRHEPAAQQQAEAAMIRHSPLGRVGEAQDIAHAVLHLASDASAFTTGQILRPNGGVAMPW
- a CDS encoding helix-turn-helix domain-containing protein, with the protein product MILLRRLLGDVLRRQRQRQGRTLREVSSSARVSLGYLSEVERGQKEASSELLSAICDALDVRMSELMREVSDELSLAELAESAAASEPVPTPVRPMLNSVSVTSVAGVSTGRVTIKAPAEAVDVVAA
- a CDS encoding CinA family protein produces the protein MNGAARVLALLAERGHTLAAAESLTGGLVAAELTGVPGASASFRGSVTAYATALKQELLGVDAALLAERGAVDPEVALQMAAGVRARLGADWGISTTGVAGPDPQDGQPVGTVYVAVAGPAATGARAGKVVSLRLNGDRADIRRESVRSVLELLHEELSGNARAQDTEHNGGN
- the pgsA gene encoding CDP-diacylglycerol--glycerol-3-phosphate 3-phosphatidyltransferase — translated: MTGVPASATGGTGRPAPRGKLGTAAVNQASLWNIANILTMIRLVLVPGFVLLLLQDGGHDPAWRAWAWAAFAVAMITDVFDGHLARTYNLVTDFGKIADPIADKAIMAAGLISLSALGDLPWWVTGVILARELGITLMRFWVIRHGVIPASRGGKMKTLAQGTAVGMYVLMLTGPLATLRFWVMAVAVVLTVVTGLDYVRQAVVLRRKGLAAERAAARSEAATR
- the rimO gene encoding 30S ribosomal protein S12 methylthiotransferase RimO; translated protein: MPERRTVALVTLGCARNEVDSEELAGRLAADGWELVENAEDADVAVVNTCGFVEAAKKDSVDALLEANDLKDHGRTQAVVAVGCMAERYGKELAEALPEADGVLGFDDYSDISNRLQTILSGGSVEAHTPRDRRKLLPLSPVERQEAAATVALPGHGVVDAPAPAVAPEGVPSDLPDGLAPASGPRAPLRRRLDTSPVASVKLASGCDRRCSFCAIPSFRGSFVSRRPSDVLNETRWLAEQGVKEVMLVSENNTSYGKDLGDIRLLESLLPELAAVDGIERVRVSYLQPAEMRPGLIDVLTSTEKVVPYFDLSFQHSAPDVLRAMRRFGDTDRFLELLETIRAKAPTAGARSNFIVGFPGETEADFAELERFVTHARLDAIGVFGYSDEDGTEAATYEHKLDQDVVDARLAHLSRLAEELTAQRAEERIGETLEVLVESVDDEDGVIGRAAHQAPETDGQVVLTTAGGTSPDLAPGRMVMAKVVGTEGVDLVAECLFEEAGR
- a CDS encoding helix-turn-helix domain-containing protein, whose translation is MSIGNSPEDDRIFPADDRDSIGRALQQTRIAAGLTVEEVSASTRVRIPIVHAIEEDDFSRCGGDVYARGHIRTLARAVGLDPAQLIEQYDAEHGGRPAPTPAAPLFEAERIRPEPRRPNWTAAMVAAIVAVVGFVGFTMFNGNDGPKGTTTADGGPAPAPEKATSAAKPKPVKPVAPKPTESAIAAVPQDKVTVKMTATDGKSWISAKAADGKLLFDGLLMEGESKTFQDDERVDLVLGNAGAVELYVNGKKVADKFESGQVERLTYTKGDPEAG
- a CDS encoding DNA translocase FtsK; this translates as MASRTSGKGSQSTAGTAKPRAGRTTGAAKKAAPAKSQAKAPAKPPAKKAPAKKAAPAKRAPARKTAAKKPAPRPAPSPTGGIYRLARGAWLGLAHAVGAMFRGIGRGAKGLDPAHRKDGLALLLLGLALIVAAGTWSNLRGPVGDLVEMLVTGAFGRLDLLVPLLLGAIAIRLILYPEKPEANGRISIGLSALVIGILGQVHIAVGSPGRGDGSAAMQDAGGLVGWAASQPLVFMMGEVLAVPMLVLLTIFGLLVVTATPVNAIPQRLRALGAKLGIVEPAYDPAEAEAHGAPSEEYEGYDEEWREARPQSRTARPVRRRGPADPYDVDRAEAEMLERRSRLARPPAERSAFDHGLDPVDVAAAAAAALDGAVLNGMPPSPIVADLTRDVTADRKAAVDAAAAKAAAEAAETGAPAAPVPPARGGGQRPGGGVPDLTKPAPEPTDLPPRAEQLQLSGDITYALPSLDLLERGGPGKTRSAANDAVVDSLSNVFSEFKVDAAVTGFTRGPTVTRYEVELGPAVKVEKITALTKNIAYAVASPDVRIISPIPGKSAVGIEIPNSDREMVNLGDVLRLAAAAEDDHPMLVALGKNVEGGYEMANLAKMPHVLVAGATGSGKSSCINCLITSIMIRATPEDVRMVLVDPKRVELTAYEGIPHLITPIITNPKRAAEALQWVVKEMDLRYDDLAAFGYRHIDDFNQAIRDGKIKLPEGSERELQTYPYLLVIVDELADLMMVAPRDVEDSIVRITQLARAAGIHLVLATQRPSVDVVTGLIKANVPSRLAFATSSLADSRVILDQPGAEKLIGKGDGLFLPMGANKPVRMQGAFVTEAEVAAVVQHCKDQMTPVFREDVTVATRQKKEIDEDIGDDLDLLCQAAELVVSTQFGSTSMLQRKLRVGFAKAGRLMDLMESRNIVGPSEGSKARDVLVKPDELDGVLAVIRGESEA
- a CDS encoding response regulator, which gives rise to MVQKAKILLVDDRPENLLALEAILSALDQTLVRASSGEEALKALLTDDFAVILLDVQMPGMDGFETAAHIKRRERTRDIPIIFLTAINHGPHHTFRGYAAGAVDYISKPFDPWVLRAKVSVFVELYMKNCKLREQAALLRLQLEGGGEAGHGKEAAGLLAELSARLAAVEEQAEALSKQLDDDSADAAAVATAAHLERKLTGLRRALDALEPGTGAAPTLPAQS